In one Streptomyces sp. NBC_01288 genomic region, the following are encoded:
- a CDS encoding class I SAM-dependent methyltransferase, which produces MRAGGGWSRRSPRPYRGAPPRRGFKDPSLQRSIALFRAFLHEQDEPEFCYSLLARDAVDQVEAYDGAVTGRTVVDVGGGSGYFTEEFRRRGAHAYLFEPDVRELGRKPPDGTVIADGYLLPLSDGVADVTFSSNVLEHVADPETFLSELARVTRPGGLIYVSFTNWLSPWGGHEWAPWHYLGAERARARYRRRTGKPAKHTLGENLFAVHIGATLRQVRARDDVMVVAARSRYWPFLDRAVVKVPGIRELATWNLLLILRRCPP; this is translated from the coding sequence CTGCGGGCCGGTGGGGGCTGGTCGCGCCGTTCCCCGCGCCCCTATAGGGGCGCTCCACCTCGCCGGGGTTTCAAAGATCCCTCTCTCCAGCGCTCCATCGCCCTCTTTCGTGCCTTCCTGCATGAGCAGGACGAACCGGAGTTCTGCTACTCGCTGCTCGCCCGCGACGCCGTTGATCAGGTCGAGGCCTACGACGGGGCTGTCACCGGCCGCACAGTCGTGGACGTTGGCGGCGGCAGCGGGTATTTCACCGAGGAGTTTCGGCGGCGTGGTGCTCACGCCTACCTTTTCGAGCCGGATGTACGGGAGTTGGGGCGGAAACCGCCCGACGGGACCGTCATCGCGGACGGGTATTTGCTGCCGTTGTCCGACGGGGTCGCGGATGTGACGTTCTCCTCCAACGTCCTTGAGCATGTGGCCGATCCGGAGACGTTTCTCAGTGAGCTGGCGCGGGTGACGCGGCCCGGTGGGCTCATCTATGTGTCGTTCACCAACTGGCTGTCCCCGTGGGGCGGTCACGAGTGGGCGCCCTGGCACTATCTCGGTGCCGAACGGGCCCGCGCCCGCTACCGGCGCCGTACCGGAAAGCCGGCCAAGCACACGCTCGGCGAGAACCTGTTCGCCGTGCACATCGGTGCCACCCTGCGGCAGGTCCGTGCCCGTGATGACGTCATGGTCGTCGCGGCGCGTTCCCGCTACTGGCCCTTCCTCGACCGAGCCGTCGTAAAAGTGCCCGGGATAAGGGAGTTGGCCACCTGGAACCTCCTCCTCATCCTCCGGCGGTGTCCACCATGA
- a CDS encoding glycosyltransferase family 4 protein, translating into MPQHVPYSLRAPFPPVAQHPPAPVPRRIVFLAHRDLGNAQAGGSELLVDRLADGLTRLGHQVTLLCGGPAAYRDYRVVSAGGAYGHFLRARTAFAQQIGDCDLLVEVCNGMPYFAPVWHRGPTLCLVNHVHTDLWKMRFGGPMAPAARIGRRLEHWALTGAQHRGLLVAVSPSTAHALRGIGVERDRIRVVHNGVEEPGPRAERSPEPLFVAVGRLVEYKRIDLLLRLWERVRPVVGGRLLIVGDGPERERLERLAGPGVEFTGHVSEARKHELLCAAWLLLHPSALEGWGLVVTEAAARETPAIAFDVPGLRDSVVDGETGVLARGESSFAAAWCALALSTRRREAMGKAACDLAGGYRWDRTVRQFRVVAGEAVKGWGP; encoded by the coding sequence ATGCCCCAGCACGTGCCCTACTCCCTGCGCGCCCCGTTTCCCCCGGTCGCGCAGCACCCCCCGGCGCCGGTACCGCGCCGGATCGTCTTCCTCGCCCACCGGGACCTCGGCAATGCCCAGGCCGGCGGCTCCGAACTCCTCGTGGACAGACTCGCCGACGGCCTCACCCGACTCGGCCACCAGGTCACCCTGCTGTGCGGCGGCCCGGCCGCCTACCGCGACTACCGCGTGGTGTCGGCGGGCGGTGCGTACGGTCATTTCCTGCGCGCCCGTACCGCCTTCGCCCAACAGATCGGTGACTGCGACCTGTTGGTCGAGGTGTGCAACGGGATGCCGTACTTCGCTCCCGTGTGGCATCGCGGGCCGACCCTGTGTCTGGTCAACCATGTCCACACGGATCTGTGGAAGATGCGGTTCGGCGGGCCGATGGCACCGGCCGCGCGGATCGGGCGAAGACTTGAGCACTGGGCGTTGACCGGGGCGCAGCATCGTGGGCTGTTGGTCGCGGTGTCTCCCTCGACCGCGCACGCGCTGCGCGGGATCGGGGTGGAGCGGGACCGGATCCGGGTTGTCCACAACGGAGTTGAGGAGCCGGGGCCTCGGGCCGAGCGTTCGCCGGAGCCGCTGTTCGTGGCGGTGGGGCGGCTCGTCGAGTACAAGCGGATCGATCTGCTGCTGCGGTTGTGGGAGCGGGTACGTCCCGTGGTCGGGGGGCGGCTGCTGATCGTCGGGGACGGTCCTGAGCGTGAGCGGCTGGAGCGACTCGCCGGGCCTGGTGTGGAGTTCACCGGGCATGTCTCGGAGGCTCGGAAACACGAACTGCTGTGTGCGGCCTGGTTGTTGCTGCATCCCTCTGCGCTGGAGGGGTGGGGGTTGGTGGTGACGGAGGCTGCCGCCCGTGAGACTCCGGCGATCGCGTTTGACGTGCCCGGGTTGCGGGACTCGGTTGTTGACGGGGAGACGGGTGTTCTGGCTCGTGGGGAGTCCTCGTTCGCGGCGGCGTGGTGTGCGCTTGCGCTGTCCACGCGTCGCCGTGAGGCCATGGGTAAGGCTGCGTGTGATCTTGCGGGGGGTTATCGCTGGGATCGGACGGTCAGACAGTTTCGTGTGGTGGCCGGTGAGGCGGTGAAGGGCTGGGGGCCGTGA
- a CDS encoding DUF3068 domain-containing protein: MRRTTSPFSLILLGLGTFLLVLAPLLAWYVEPRAAVTPIDIDTTAVYRGTGSYFDTGELRTVDDQRITVTQQVRGDVADSEKSGDAVWDVTTTVDTDKSLPAADPHDALEFFPNRWVTDRKTNKPVHCCHENPYFEGDAFLKFPFDVRKQPYQWWDNSLGATVTLRYAGTKKVQGYSGYVFKGTVPPTKIGTRQVPGSLVDQPTSPQILAEEWYSNHGIELIVDQRTGRVIYARTGPRRTLRAPGHAYDAVLLLDADKLAFTTATQREQVKLAKRESGQLRLVGQSLPIGAAVAGFVLAVTGGVLVLRGRRRPESPPSP, encoded by the coding sequence ATGCGCCGTACGACCTCTCCATTTTCCTTGATCCTGCTGGGACTTGGCACGTTTCTGCTGGTCCTGGCGCCACTGCTGGCGTGGTACGTCGAGCCGCGGGCCGCCGTGACCCCGATCGACATCGACACGACCGCCGTCTACCGGGGCACCGGAAGCTACTTCGACACCGGCGAGTTACGGACCGTGGACGACCAGCGGATCACCGTGACGCAGCAGGTGCGCGGCGATGTCGCGGACAGCGAGAAGAGCGGGGACGCGGTCTGGGACGTCACCACGACCGTCGACACCGACAAGTCGCTGCCGGCCGCCGATCCGCACGACGCGCTGGAGTTCTTCCCCAACCGCTGGGTCACGGACCGTAAGACCAACAAGCCCGTGCACTGCTGCCACGAGAACCCGTACTTCGAGGGCGACGCCTTCCTGAAGTTCCCGTTCGACGTGCGGAAACAGCCGTACCAGTGGTGGGACAACTCCCTCGGCGCGACGGTGACTTTGCGTTATGCGGGGACCAAGAAGGTGCAGGGCTACTCGGGTTACGTCTTCAAGGGCACGGTCCCGCCCACGAAGATCGGCACCCGGCAGGTCCCCGGCAGCCTCGTCGACCAGCCCACCTCCCCCCAGATCCTGGCCGAGGAGTGGTACTCCAACCACGGCATCGAGCTGATCGTCGACCAGCGCACCGGCCGGGTGATCTACGCGCGGACCGGCCCCCGGCGCACCCTGCGCGCCCCTGGTCACGCCTACGACGCGGTCCTCCTCCTCGACGCCGACAAGCTCGCGTTCACCACCGCCACGCAGCGGGAACAGGTGAAACTGGCGAAGCGGGAGAGCGGTCAACTGCGCCTGGTGGGGCAGTCGTTGCCGATCGGTGCGGCTGTGGCCGGATTCGTCCTCGCCGTGACGGGTGGCGTTCTGGTGCTACGCGGCCGCAGGCGCCCCGAATCACCCCCTTCACCCTAG
- a CDS encoding DUF3367 domain-containing protein, with translation MTATTVQAPPPAADPTTTTIAGPPEGPRSWRWLLGFWAVVFVLFLAVHPGRQTFDTKLGVTVDPGQFLSDLGQLWHDRGSFGGIQDQYAGYLWPMLPFYWLAHAVQLPVWLAERLWLSLVVSVAFWGALRLAERLRVGSPASRLLAAVTYALWPVFTIVVGSTSAAALPGAFLPWVLLPLTNERYTARIAALRSALLVPFMGGVNAAATLASLLPVGLYLLSRPRGPRQRKLIAWWVPGVILATAWWWIPLLMLGVYGENFLPYVETSQTTTDTMSATEGLRGAGDWVAYLHLGEAWIPAGWTVASSVIVIVCSALAAGLGLAGLARRDMPERRWLVLTAVTVALILFAGYGGAFGAPFHGLVQDWLNGPLVPFRNIYKFQAGLALALVLGLAHLVGVAAETRGARPVPGRRLAPLIAVILVLPGLAWPYLNGSILNPGSFQQLPKYWQSTADWLHKYSPDSRALVVPATAHGIYTWGSPIDEPLDVLADSRWAERDYVPMGTPGNRRAMDAVEQALASGSEVPGLADYLSRAGVYYVVVRNDLDPDQIGYVPTTTVKRTLEQSGYQRVTGLGPVMTGGRIANDTPLRVEGLYPRQRAVEIYEPTSKDVIRPGQAGLTPVSDTAVVSGGPESLLPLATELRGRATVLTGDNHPGLGSPALQVVGDGLRRADTRFGLVDANTSYTYTPTERNAPDAVQDAGKKPKQILPTKGITHQTVAQLRGARSVTASSSGNWLFSLPQFDPVNAFDGNPDTAWAEGTAGSPNGQWLRIAFAGGSYDMPGSFKVTPLPQESVRAAATEVRVETARGSATSYLQPNGMTQTIKSPSGATSWMKLTIVASVARHTGLAGAGFSEIALPHIQVTRLLKLPTDANTTDASAEIVSLHRTADPTGLSPTGTEAGLHRTFSTSTAGTYEMKATAVATPGEELDKLLYEVAPAQQHRITATADSTAALGTGLSARNLTDGDLTTGWIAGDRPTIHLTWTGKQPVGEVVLAPAGGLSTRPTEVNITSPDGSTIAGVDENGVTRFDPITTDSLTITITKTAPLTLHNPIADENLQLPVGLTEAYIPALDQYRTPRPTPSRPFTLPCGKGPVVAVDGELYETSVKGTAADLTERRGVEVTLCQEGKSDGALGLTSGPHRVEAGDAGPLTLTDMTLTRGTVTEPTSQSRELTIKDWLGDRREVAVGSGTASYLTTYENYNTGWKATLNGKELTPLRLDGWQQGWRVPAGAGGTIKLTYEPATTYEAGLIGSGVALVALLALVIWRRDEPNPDEIQPPPPLPGLWLGTVALTLIGVVIAGWFALLVPALALLAYRRHALLVPIAFAALAGAGIAAATGAGEPVGAGEGAFSHTAQLLALIGLFAGLVGVRERSAPSGARGRDISGSAARARSTPTDPNDGTNQTPYGEYPLGARGTARPAPTDPHQEDDPQ, from the coding sequence ATGACGGCGACCACGGTCCAGGCCCCGCCCCCGGCGGCCGACCCCACCACCACGACCATCGCGGGCCCCCCGGAGGGCCCGAGGTCATGGCGCTGGCTGCTGGGGTTCTGGGCCGTGGTGTTCGTGCTGTTCCTCGCCGTGCACCCAGGGCGCCAGACCTTCGACACGAAGCTCGGGGTCACCGTCGACCCCGGTCAATTCCTGTCCGACCTGGGGCAGTTGTGGCACGACCGGGGTTCGTTCGGCGGTATCCAGGACCAGTACGCGGGCTACCTCTGGCCGATGCTCCCGTTCTACTGGCTGGCCCACGCCGTACAGTTGCCGGTCTGGCTGGCGGAGCGGCTGTGGCTGTCGCTCGTCGTGTCGGTGGCCTTCTGGGGCGCTCTGCGGCTGGCGGAACGGCTGCGCGTCGGCAGCCCCGCGTCCCGCCTCCTCGCCGCCGTGACGTACGCGTTGTGGCCGGTGTTCACGATCGTCGTGGGGTCGACCTCCGCCGCCGCCCTCCCCGGGGCCTTCCTCCCCTGGGTGCTGCTGCCGCTGACCAACGAGCGTTATACGGCCCGGATCGCGGCCCTCCGCTCGGCTCTGCTCGTCCCCTTCATGGGCGGCGTCAACGCGGCCGCGACCCTGGCCTCGCTCCTCCCCGTCGGCCTGTATCTGCTCTCGCGGCCACGGGGACCCCGGCAGCGCAAGCTGATCGCGTGGTGGGTGCCGGGGGTGATCCTGGCGACGGCATGGTGGTGGATCCCGCTCCTCATGCTCGGCGTCTACGGCGAGAACTTCCTTCCCTACGTGGAGACTTCGCAGACCACGACGGACACCATGTCGGCGACGGAGGGCCTGCGCGGAGCCGGTGACTGGGTCGCCTATCTGCATCTCGGGGAGGCCTGGATACCGGCCGGCTGGACGGTCGCCTCCTCGGTGATCGTGATCGTCTGCTCGGCGCTCGCGGCAGGACTGGGGCTGGCCGGTCTGGCCCGCCGGGACATGCCGGAGCGGCGCTGGCTGGTGCTGACCGCCGTGACGGTCGCGCTGATCCTGTTCGCCGGGTACGGCGGCGCGTTCGGGGCGCCCTTCCACGGGCTGGTGCAGGACTGGCTGAACGGCCCGCTCGTCCCGTTCCGCAACATCTACAAGTTCCAGGCGGGCCTGGCCCTCGCACTCGTCCTGGGCCTGGCCCACCTGGTGGGCGTGGCCGCCGAGACACGCGGGGCCCGCCCGGTGCCGGGCCGCCGACTCGCTCCGCTGATCGCGGTGATCCTCGTGCTCCCCGGTCTGGCGTGGCCGTATCTCAACGGGTCGATCCTGAACCCGGGTTCGTTCCAGCAGCTCCCCAAGTACTGGCAGTCCACGGCGGACTGGCTGCACAAGTACTCGCCCGACTCCCGTGCCCTGGTCGTCCCGGCGACCGCGCACGGCATCTACACCTGGGGCTCCCCCATCGACGAACCCCTGGACGTCCTCGCCGACTCCCGCTGGGCGGAACGCGATTACGTCCCGATGGGCACCCCCGGCAACCGGCGCGCGATGGACGCGGTCGAGCAGGCACTGGCGAGCGGGAGTGAAGTCCCCGGCCTGGCCGACTACTTGAGCCGGGCGGGCGTCTACTACGTCGTCGTCCGCAACGACCTGGACCCCGACCAGATCGGCTACGTCCCGACCACCACCGTCAAACGCACCCTCGAACAGTCCGGCTACCAACGGGTCACGGGCCTCGGCCCGGTCATGACCGGCGGCCGGATCGCCAACGACACCCCGCTCCGGGTGGAGGGCCTCTACCCGCGCCAACGGGCGGTGGAGATCTACGAGCCGACGAGCAAGGACGTGATCCGACCCGGCCAGGCGGGCCTGACACCGGTGTCCGACACGGCGGTGGTCTCCGGCGGCCCGGAGTCCCTCCTCCCCCTCGCCACCGAACTCCGTGGCAGGGCAACGGTGTTGACGGGCGACAACCACCCGGGCCTGGGATCGCCCGCGCTCCAGGTGGTGGGCGACGGACTGCGCCGCGCCGACACCCGGTTCGGCCTGGTGGACGCCAACACGTCGTACACATACACACCCACCGAACGCAACGCGCCCGACGCGGTCCAGGACGCCGGCAAGAAACCGAAGCAGATCCTGCCGACGAAGGGCATCACCCACCAGACGGTGGCACAGCTGCGCGGCGCCCGTTCGGTGACGGCGTCTTCGAGCGGCAACTGGCTGTTCTCGCTCCCCCAGTTCGACCCGGTGAACGCCTTCGACGGCAACCCGGACACCGCGTGGGCGGAGGGCACGGCGGGCTCACCGAACGGCCAGTGGCTGCGCATCGCCTTCGCGGGCGGGTCGTACGACATGCCGGGTTCGTTCAAGGTCACGCCGCTCCCGCAGGAGAGCGTGCGGGCGGCGGCGACGGAGGTGCGGGTGGAGACGGCGAGGGGCTCGGCGACCAGCTACCTCCAGCCGAACGGCATGACGCAGACGATCAAATCCCCGTCCGGCGCCACGAGTTGGATGAAGCTGACGATCGTCGCCTCGGTGGCCCGCCACACCGGCCTGGCCGGCGCGGGCTTCTCCGAGATCGCCCTTCCCCACATCCAGGTCACCCGGCTCCTCAAGCTCCCCACCGACGCGAACACGACCGACGCCTCCGCCGAGATCGTCTCCCTGCACCGCACGGCCGACCCGACCGGTCTCTCCCCGACGGGCACGGAGGCGGGCCTGCACCGCACGTTCTCGACGTCGACGGCGGGAACGTACGAGATGAAGGCGACCGCGGTGGCGACACCCGGCGAGGAGTTGGACAAGCTCCTCTACGAGGTGGCCCCCGCCCAGCAGCACCGCATCACGGCAACGGCCGACTCCACAGCGGCACTTGGCACGGGCCTCTCCGCCCGCAACCTCACGGACGGCGACCTCACGACGGGCTGGATCGCGGGCGACCGCCCGACGATCCACCTCACCTGGACCGGCAAACAGCCTGTGGGCGAAGTGGTGTTGGCACCCGCGGGCGGCCTGTCGACCCGCCCGACCGAGGTGAACATAACGTCACCGGACGGTTCGACGATCGCGGGCGTGGACGAGAACGGCGTAACCCGCTTCGACCCGATCACGACGGACAGCCTGACCATCACGATCACGAAGACGGCCCCTCTCACTCTCCACAACCCGATAGCCGACGAGAACCTCCAACTCCCCGTGGGCCTGACAGAGGCCTACATCCCGGCCCTGGACCAGTACCGCACCCCCCGACCGACCCCGTCCCGCCCCTTCACCCTGCCCTGCGGAAAGGGCCCGGTGGTGGCGGTGGACGGCGAGCTGTACGAGACGAGCGTGAAGGGGACGGCAGCCGACCTGACGGAACGCCGAGGGGTTGAGGTGACGCTCTGTCAGGAGGGCAAGTCAGACGGGGCGTTGGGGCTGACGTCGGGCCCACACCGGGTGGAGGCGGGAGACGCGGGCCCGTTGACCCTGACGGACATGACGCTGACCCGGGGAACGGTCACCGAACCCACGTCACAGTCCCGGGAGTTGACGATCAAGGACTGGCTGGGCGACCGCCGAGAGGTGGCGGTCGGTTCGGGCACGGCGTCGTACCTCACCACGTACGAGAACTACAACACGGGCTGGAAAGCCACCCTGAACGGCAAGGAGTTGACTCCCCTCCGCCTGGACGGCTGGCAACAGGGCTGGCGAGTCCCGGCAGGCGCGGGCGGCACGATCAAGCTGACGTACGAACCGGCGACAACATACGAGGCCGGCCTCATAGGCAGCGGAGTCGCCCTGGTCGCCCTCCTGGCCCTGGTGATCTGGCGCCGCGACGAACCCAACCCCGACGAGATACAACCGCCCCCACCGCTCCCCGGCCTATGGCTGGGCACGGTGGCCCTGACCCTGATCGGAGTGGTGATAGCAGGCTGGTTCGCCCTACTGGTCCCAGCCCTGGCCCTGCTGGCCTACCGCAGACACGCACTCCTGGTCCCGATCGCCTTCGCGGCACTGGCAGGAGCGGGCATCGCGGCGGCCACGGGAGCGGGCGAACCGGTGGGCGCAGGCGAGGGCGCCTTCAGCCACACAGCCCAACTCCTCGCGCTGATCGGCTTGTTCGCTGGCCTGGTAGGCGTCCGGGAGCGGAGCGCCCCTTCAGGGGCGCGGGGCCGTGACATCAGCGGCTCCGCCGCGCGGGCGCGCTCAACCCCCACCGACCCGAATGACGGCACCAACCAGACGCCCTACGGCGAGTACCCGCTAGGGGCGCGGGGAACTGCGCGACCAGCCCCCACCGACCCGCACCAAGAGGACGACCCCCAATGA
- a CDS encoding condensation protein has product MTTLDQPRSPTRIPFPTVDEIARHCHQSVEPETVHIEVHLPGPVNPDRLRTAFAEALHHHPRVLMREAPGPWYRRRYEWELTDTPDLEVVTFPPSTQDALKQARTRSLTHTPPLTASPPIRLEAIDLPHGTALILTVNHTALDGPACLRVLATAAERYGGKDNTPTAPPTRPPDPPDPPTDTPSVWTPPARVAPGTPAPTPGGNGLLLTELPVPHRPKGSPYTVNDQLMVTTALMIAHWNREHGAHPRPMRITMPVDDRPRGTDMPIGNGTRLVEVTFAPAELTTTPAHPMAELLHRTATRTRALKALPRPQLGYGATLLTTPVIPVAWRATLTRGLRRAAAPWTSTTLLSNIGRIPYTLDFGAPAGRAHAVWFSAPARMPRGLTVTTASTAGKLHVALRWSRTLLGPGDGAHLRDLFEHYLRTTEPTEEHPA; this is encoded by the coding sequence ATGACCACACTCGACCAACCTCGCTCCCCCACCCGCATCCCCTTCCCCACAGTCGACGAAATCGCCCGCCACTGCCACCAATCCGTCGAACCGGAAACCGTCCACATAGAGGTCCACCTCCCAGGCCCCGTAAACCCGGACCGGCTCCGCACCGCATTCGCAGAAGCCCTGCACCACCACCCCCGCGTCCTCATGCGCGAGGCCCCCGGCCCCTGGTACCGCCGCCGCTACGAATGGGAGCTGACCGACACCCCGGACCTGGAGGTGGTGACCTTCCCGCCCTCCACCCAAGACGCCCTGAAACAGGCCCGCACCCGCTCCCTCACCCACACCCCACCCCTCACCGCATCCCCACCCATCCGCCTGGAAGCAATCGACCTCCCCCACGGAACCGCCCTGATCCTCACGGTCAACCACACGGCGCTGGACGGCCCCGCCTGCCTCCGCGTCCTCGCCACCGCAGCGGAGCGGTACGGAGGCAAGGACAACACCCCCACCGCCCCACCGACCCGCCCCCCGGACCCCCCAGACCCCCCCACGGACACCCCCTCCGTATGGACCCCACCCGCCCGAGTAGCCCCCGGCACCCCCGCACCCACCCCCGGCGGCAACGGCCTCCTCCTCACCGAACTCCCCGTCCCCCACCGCCCCAAGGGCTCCCCCTACACGGTGAACGACCAACTCATGGTCACCACGGCCCTGATGATCGCCCACTGGAACCGCGAACACGGCGCACACCCCCGCCCGATGCGCATCACGATGCCCGTGGACGACCGCCCCCGAGGCACCGACATGCCGATAGGCAACGGCACCCGACTGGTCGAAGTCACCTTTGCACCGGCCGAGTTGACCACCACCCCCGCCCACCCCATGGCCGAACTGCTCCACCGCACGGCAACCCGGACCCGCGCCCTCAAAGCCCTCCCCCGCCCCCAACTCGGCTACGGAGCAACCCTGTTGACGACACCGGTGATCCCCGTCGCCTGGCGGGCCACCCTCACCCGAGGCCTACGCAGAGCCGCCGCCCCCTGGACCTCGACCACCCTCCTCAGCAACATCGGCCGCATCCCGTACACCCTGGACTTCGGCGCCCCGGCGGGCCGAGCGCACGCGGTCTGGTTCTCCGCCCCTGCCCGCATGCCCCGAGGCCTCACCGTGACGACGGCGTCCACCGCGGGGAAACTCCACGTGGCCCTCCGCTGGTCCCGCACCCTCCTCGGTCCCGGCGACGGCGCCCACCTCCGCGACCTCTTCGAGCACTACCTGCGCACGACGGAACCGACGGAGGAGCACCCGGCATGA
- a CDS encoding class I SAM-dependent methyltransferase, whose translation MTTTTPHRPDLRDFYENPATPVASGPSRTLRQARILATALGPPTEQTRTVLDIGCGDGTAAATAAPLLTGHRVIGVDWSQDALTRARTNLPYTVRGELTALPLRSASADAVLFSEVIEHLVDPDTALAEIRRVLRPGGHLMLSTPNLAAWYNRALLLAGVQPVFSEVSLRAIHGRPGKEVVGHLRLYTPRALREFVTAAGFEVVGLKGAPFHGVPRPFRPLDRLACARPQLASILLLHARKT comes from the coding sequence ATGACGACGACCACCCCGCACCGCCCCGACCTCCGCGACTTCTACGAGAACCCGGCCACCCCCGTCGCCTCCGGCCCCTCCCGCACGCTCCGCCAGGCCCGCATCCTCGCCACCGCCCTGGGCCCGCCCACCGAACAGACCCGCACCGTCCTCGACATCGGCTGCGGCGACGGCACCGCGGCCGCCACCGCCGCCCCTCTCCTCACCGGCCACCGCGTCATCGGCGTCGACTGGTCCCAGGACGCCCTCACCCGAGCCCGCACAAACCTCCCGTACACGGTCCGAGGCGAACTCACCGCACTCCCCCTCCGCTCAGCCTCCGCCGACGCCGTCCTGTTCAGCGAGGTGATCGAGCACCTCGTCGACCCGGACACCGCCCTCGCCGAGATCCGCCGCGTCCTGCGCCCGGGAGGCCATCTCATGCTGTCCACACCGAACTTGGCCGCCTGGTACAACCGCGCCCTGCTGCTCGCCGGCGTCCAGCCCGTGTTCTCGGAGGTGAGCCTGCGCGCGATCCACGGCCGTCCGGGCAAGGAGGTCGTAGGACATCTGCGGCTCTACACCCCGCGTGCGCTGCGGGAGTTCGTGACGGCGGCCGGCTTCGAGGTCGTAGGACTCAAGGGCGCGCCCTTCCACGGCGTACCGCGACCGTTCCGCCCCCTCGACCGACTGGCCTGTGCCAGACCGCAGTTGGCGTCGATCCTGCTGCTGCACGCGCGGAAGACGTAG